The Maniola jurtina chromosome 25, ilManJurt1.1, whole genome shotgun sequence genomic sequence GCGTGGCTTCTTCGTCAGCGCGTGCCTGGCTAATGGAATTTACTTCCGTAATGGTTGTGACGCGGTAACGCTTGTTGGCCTGACCCGCAATAATAATAACACCATCTCTCGTCCAGCACTTCGAAATCCCAAACTTCTGCCTCGCTGCCATGAAAGCGTCGTGCCTGTCTTTTGTCAGAAATTCCGACAGAGTTATGCCAGTATTCTTGAGTGAAGTCTTTGCAAACCACAACTGATTCCTCATTGACAAGTCATGGAACTTAAGGAGTATGGCCCGGGGCTTGTCGCTCTTAGGCTGACCGATCCGTTGGCAACGACTGAGACAGTCTTCCTGGAAGGCCGACAGCTTGAGATGATCAGACAGAGATGCGCTTACCGTGGCCGCTAGATTGCTGTCATCGCTCTCGGGGATGCCATGTACTAATAGCATCTTTTTTCTGCTCCGCATCTCAAGTTGATCCATTTGCTTGGCTAGGACTTCCACTTGTTGCTGTAGACCTGAGAGAGCTGACAACACGAAGGTCCGGAAAGCATTAAATTGAGCTGCAATATTTGAGGTGGGGCTCGCAGCTGGAATAGCACCTTGCAAGTTTTTTTGAAACTCAGCCATCTGTGTGTTAAAGTGCTCCGTCAACGCCTGT encodes the following:
- the LOC123878002 gene encoding uncharacterized protein LOC123878002, giving the protein MEAIQQSVQALTEHFNTQMAEFQKNLQGAIPAASPTSNIAAQFNAFRTFVLSALSGLQQQVEVLAKQMDQLEMRSRKKMLLVHGIPESDDSNLAATVSASLSDHLKLSAFQEDCLSRCQRIGQPKSDKPRAILLKFHDLSMRNQLWFAKTSLKNTGITLSEFLTKDRHDAFMAARQKFGISKCWTRDGVIIIAGQANKRYRVTTITEVNSISQARADEEATPSATAPTAKSTSNVNKPSFNAPSRAKRITKK